A single Nerophis ophidion isolate RoL-2023_Sa linkage group LG26, RoL_Noph_v1.0, whole genome shotgun sequence DNA region contains:
- the echdc2 gene encoding enoyl-CoA hydratase domain-containing protein 2, mitochondrial isoform X2 yields the protein MSSLLRRLPTPMFVLSSRGRSLGCSRSDERVPRQGGRVLSGFGGAHCRREHTAAAAVEVELRKLRGEDDGIAEVVMCRHKARNALGHVFVSQMRVLVSTLSNADCAPRVLVFRSLVPGVFCAGADLKERALMDDTQSDLFVHGLRNLMTHIASLPMPTIAAMDGVALGGGLELALACDLRTAAYSAQMGLIETTRGLLPGAGGSQRLPRTVGVTLAKELIFTGKRLGGRAALAMGLVNRAVDQNEAGDAAYLEALSLAREILPQAPIAVRMAKEAMNRGTEVDITSAMAIERMCYAQVIPTRDRREGMAAFIEKRPPQYIGQ from the exons ATGTCGTCGCTTCTTCGCCGCCTACCGACGCCCATGTTCGTGTTGTCGTCGCGGGGACGTTCGCTCGGTTGTTCCCGCTCCGACGAGCGAGTTCCGCGGCAAGGCGGTCGAGTGTTGTCCGGCTTTGGTGGCGCGCATTGCCGCCGGGAGCACACGGCGGCTGCAGCTGTGGAGGTGGAGCTCAGGAAACTACGTGGGGAGGACGATG GTATTGCGGAAGTGGTCATGTGTCGACACAAGGCCCGCAACGCTCTGGGCCACGTGTTTGTGTCCCAG atGAGAGTGCTGGTGTCCACACTGTCCAATGCTGACTGCGCCCCCCGTGTGCTGGTCTTCAGGAGTTTGGTCCCCGGTGTCTTCTGTGCAG GAGCTGACCTGAAAGAACGAGCGCTGATGGACGACACACAATCTGATTTGTTTGTTCACGGCCTGAGAAACCTCATGACTCACATAG CCTCGCTGCCCATGCCCACCATAGCAGCCATGGATGGAGTGGCTCTGGGAGGAGGACTCGAGCTGGCCTTGGCCTGTGACCTTCGCACTGCTG CGTATTCCGCACAGATGGGCCTGATTGAGACGACGCGGGGGCTGCTCCCGGGGGCCG GAGGAAGCCAGCGGCTGCCGCGCACCGTGGGCGTGACTCTGGCCAAAGAGCTGATCTTCACAG GGAAGCGCCTGGGAGGGCGGGCGGCGCTGGCGATGGGCCTGGTGAACCGAGCGGTGGACCAGAACGAGGCGGGAGACGCCGCTTACTTGGAAGCGCTCAGCCTGGCTCGGGAGATCCTACCTCAG GCTCCCATCGCCGTGCGAATGGCGAAGGAGGCCATGAACAGGGGCACCGAG GTGGACATCACCTCAGCCATGGCGATAGAACGGATGTGCTACGCTCAG GTCATCCCGACACGGGACAGACGCGAGGGAATGGCGGCATTCATAGAGAAGAGACCTCCGCAATATATTGGACAATAA
- the echdc2 gene encoding enoyl-CoA hydratase domain-containing protein 2, mitochondrial isoform X3 yields the protein MSSLLRRLPTPMFVLSSRGRSLGCSRSDERVPRQGGRVLSGFGGAHCRREHTAAAAVEVELRKLRGEDDGIAEVVMCRHKARNALGHVFVSQMRVLVSTLSNADCAPRVLVFRSLVPGVFCAGADLKERALMDDTQSDLFVHGLRNLMTHIASLPMPTIAAMDGVALGGGLELALACDLRTAAYSAQMGLIETTRGLLPGAGGSQRLPRTVGVTLAKELIFTGKRLGGRAALAMGLVNRAVDQNEAGDAAYLEALSLAREILPQAPIAVRMAKEAMNRGTEVDITSAMAIERMCYAQSARARWSPAQDGGEEAEMGRH from the exons ATGTCGTCGCTTCTTCGCCGCCTACCGACGCCCATGTTCGTGTTGTCGTCGCGGGGACGTTCGCTCGGTTGTTCCCGCTCCGACGAGCGAGTTCCGCGGCAAGGCGGTCGAGTGTTGTCCGGCTTTGGTGGCGCGCATTGCCGCCGGGAGCACACGGCGGCTGCAGCTGTGGAGGTGGAGCTCAGGAAACTACGTGGGGAGGACGATG GTATTGCGGAAGTGGTCATGTGTCGACACAAGGCCCGCAACGCTCTGGGCCACGTGTTTGTGTCCCAG atGAGAGTGCTGGTGTCCACACTGTCCAATGCTGACTGCGCCCCCCGTGTGCTGGTCTTCAGGAGTTTGGTCCCCGGTGTCTTCTGTGCAG GAGCTGACCTGAAAGAACGAGCGCTGATGGACGACACACAATCTGATTTGTTTGTTCACGGCCTGAGAAACCTCATGACTCACATAG CCTCGCTGCCCATGCCCACCATAGCAGCCATGGATGGAGTGGCTCTGGGAGGAGGACTCGAGCTGGCCTTGGCCTGTGACCTTCGCACTGCTG CGTATTCCGCACAGATGGGCCTGATTGAGACGACGCGGGGGCTGCTCCCGGGGGCCG GAGGAAGCCAGCGGCTGCCGCGCACCGTGGGCGTGACTCTGGCCAAAGAGCTGATCTTCACAG GGAAGCGCCTGGGAGGGCGGGCGGCGCTGGCGATGGGCCTGGTGAACCGAGCGGTGGACCAGAACGAGGCGGGAGACGCCGCTTACTTGGAAGCGCTCAGCCTGGCTCGGGAGATCCTACCTCAG GCTCCCATCGCCGTGCGAATGGCGAAGGAGGCCATGAACAGGGGCACCGAG GTGGACATCACCTCAGCCATGGCGATAGAACGGATGTGCTACGCTCAG